One part of the Flavobacterium johnsoniae UW101 genome encodes these proteins:
- the guaA gene encoding glutamine-hydrolyzing GMP synthase, with protein MQHNVLILDFGSQYTQLIARRVRELNIFCEIFPYNHIPSDLSSYKAVILGGSPFSVRGEDAPHPDLSQIRGKMPLLAVCYGAQYLAHFSGGEVAASNTREYGRANLSYIKEGETFFEGVSENSQVWMSHSDSIKALPTNAVKLASTHDVEYAAYKIEGETTYAIQYHPEVYHSTDGKKMLENFLVKIAEVPQNFTPNAFVDEMVAELKEKLGNDKVVLGLSGGVDSTVAAVLLNKAIGQNLYCIFVNNGLLRKNEFQNVLDQYKGMGLNVKGVDAGDRFLGELAGISDPETKRKTIGRVFIEVFDDESHLLEDVKWLAQGTIYPDVIESVSVKGPSATIKSHHNVGGLPDYMKLKIVEPLRMLFKDEVRRVGATLGIDPELLGRHPFPGPGLSIRILGDITPEKVQILQDVDSVFIEGLKSWGLYDKVWQAGAILLPVNSVGVMGDERTYEKVVALRAVESTDGMTADWVHLPYDFLMKVSNDIINKVKGVNRVVYDISSKPPATIEWE; from the coding sequence ATGCAACACAACGTACTTATTTTAGATTTCGGATCGCAATATACTCAGCTTATTGCGCGTAGAGTTCGCGAATTAAATATATTCTGCGAAATTTTTCCTTACAATCACATTCCAAGTGATTTATCAAGTTATAAAGCCGTAATTTTAGGAGGAAGCCCTTTCTCTGTTAGAGGAGAAGATGCGCCGCATCCTGATTTATCACAAATTAGAGGTAAAATGCCTTTGCTTGCTGTTTGTTACGGAGCTCAATATTTAGCTCATTTCAGCGGTGGAGAAGTGGCAGCTTCTAATACAAGAGAATACGGAAGAGCAAATTTGTCTTATATTAAAGAAGGCGAGACTTTCTTCGAAGGAGTTTCAGAAAACAGCCAGGTTTGGATGAGCCACAGCGATAGTATCAAAGCGCTTCCAACAAATGCTGTAAAATTAGCAAGCACGCATGACGTAGAATACGCAGCTTATAAAATTGAAGGCGAAACTACTTATGCTATTCAATATCACCCAGAAGTTTACCATTCAACAGATGGTAAAAAAATGCTGGAAAACTTCTTGGTAAAAATTGCTGAAGTTCCTCAAAACTTTACTCCAAATGCTTTCGTTGACGAAATGGTGGCAGAATTAAAAGAAAAATTAGGAAACGATAAAGTGGTTCTTGGTTTATCTGGAGGAGTAGATTCTACTGTAGCAGCAGTTTTATTAAACAAAGCAATCGGACAAAATTTATATTGCATCTTCGTTAACAACGGACTTTTACGTAAAAACGAATTCCAAAATGTATTAGATCAATACAAAGGAATGGGATTAAATGTAAAAGGTGTAGATGCCGGAGATCGTTTCCTTGGCGAATTAGCAGGAATCAGCGATCCAGAAACAAAACGTAAAACAATTGGTCGTGTATTTATCGAAGTTTTTGATGATGAATCACACTTATTAGAAGACGTAAAATGGTTAGCGCAGGGAACAATTTACCCAGACGTAATTGAGTCTGTTTCGGTAAAAGGACCATCAGCAACTATTAAATCGCACCACAATGTGGGTGGATTGCCGGATTATATGAAATTAAAAATTGTAGAACCGCTTAGAATGTTGTTTAAAGACGAAGTTCGTAGAGTTGGAGCTACATTAGGAATAGATCCTGAATTATTAGGAAGACACCCTTTCCCAGGACCAGGATTATCAATTAGAATTTTAGGAGATATTACGCCGGAGAAAGTACAAATTTTACAAGATGTCGATTCTGTATTTATAGAAGGATTAAAATCTTGGGGATTATATGACAAAGTTTGGCAGGCGGGAGCCATTTTGCTTCCAGTAAACAGTGTTGGAGTTATGGGCGATGAGCGTACTTACGAAAAAGTAGTAGCGCTTAGAGCAGTAGAATCAACAGATGGTATGACTGCTGACTGGGTTCACTTACCGTATGATTTCTTGATGAAAGTATCAAATGATATTATCAATAAGGTAAAAGGCGTGAATCGTGTAGTTTACGATATTAGTTCAAAACCACCTGCAACAATTGAGTGGGAATAG
- a CDS encoding lytic transglycosylase, whose product MRELLTISLVFVLSFNKITAQDSIIEHKIQKGETAYFIAQKYKVSVEEIYKLNPESQNGIKDSQIIKIPVHSSEKTNSDQQITHIVGEKETLYGLSKQYHVSVEAIQNANQAILINGLQVGQELNIPNSSNLSKTETAGSSKVTHQVVAKESLFSIARQYNVSVQDLENLNKDILINGLQIGQTIAIPNKRKTLDGRVRVINQETVFHVVEPKETKFSISKKYGISIGQLESQNPEIVNGLIVGNKLAINTKEIKPANESEELMLALAEKQVVVEKTKAKTVEIEDLKDRLVVQKEMNQKIIKINDLKVNLNDMNGSKENSVEKLRLVLEANKNVQDVLMAKLDSLVNTMNNDLKELKRMDILNVDESKRLEKQSYESIGKTSELSSQLKKELAENRKAYAGLMNKVEKIAVEENQEYKKKIRESEKNNNVTSIQQRLSLEEIKRYKIEQEQGDAKNQLLISKIDSLDTQKQIEVKRHISKASYYSMEARKFDDKLALVKLKKYQDEAVKKSNGAETSKIVSLEEMRRELKENPLKNEKNIKIEVYDNLKEVSNGYYLVLGIFTDAVPRDKLIMQLIDSGNFNAGFFFNINSLSYYVYADKFQNMDEVLYQCKKKEEDELYKNIVITKLEIDLR is encoded by the coding sequence ATGAGAGAACTTTTAACGATTTCTCTTGTGTTTGTTTTGTCTTTTAACAAAATCACTGCACAAGATTCAATAATTGAGCACAAAATTCAAAAAGGAGAAACTGCTTATTTCATTGCCCAAAAATACAAGGTTTCTGTAGAGGAGATTTACAAACTCAACCCCGAATCGCAAAACGGAATCAAAGACAGTCAAATTATTAAGATTCCCGTTCATTCTTCAGAAAAAACAAATTCAGACCAGCAGATTACCCACATAGTTGGAGAAAAAGAAACGCTGTACGGTTTATCAAAACAATACCATGTTTCGGTAGAAGCTATTCAAAATGCCAATCAGGCGATTTTGATAAACGGACTTCAAGTGGGGCAGGAATTAAATATTCCAAATTCTTCAAATTTATCTAAAACTGAAACAGCAGGTTCATCAAAAGTGACACATCAGGTTGTGGCAAAAGAATCTTTGTTTAGTATTGCCAGACAATACAATGTTTCGGTTCAGGATTTAGAAAATCTCAACAAAGATATTTTGATTAACGGATTGCAGATTGGGCAGACAATCGCTATTCCGAATAAAAGAAAAACCTTAGACGGAAGAGTCCGCGTTATAAATCAGGAAACAGTTTTTCATGTGGTTGAACCAAAAGAAACTAAATTTTCGATTTCTAAAAAATACGGTATTTCAATCGGACAGTTAGAATCTCAAAATCCGGAAATTGTAAACGGATTAATTGTTGGAAACAAATTAGCGATCAATACAAAAGAAATAAAGCCAGCAAACGAAAGCGAAGAGTTAATGCTTGCCCTTGCCGAAAAACAAGTTGTAGTTGAGAAAACAAAAGCCAAAACGGTTGAAATAGAAGATTTAAAAGACAGATTGGTTGTTCAAAAAGAAATGAATCAGAAGATCATAAAGATTAATGATTTAAAAGTGAATCTAAATGATATGAATGGTTCTAAAGAAAACTCGGTAGAAAAACTGCGTTTGGTTTTAGAAGCCAATAAAAATGTTCAGGACGTTTTAATGGCTAAATTAGATTCATTGGTAAATACGATGAATAATGATTTGAAAGAATTAAAACGAATGGATATTTTAAATGTTGATGAATCGAAACGTTTAGAAAAACAATCGTATGAAAGCATCGGAAAAACCAGTGAATTATCTTCTCAATTGAAAAAAGAACTTGCTGAAAACCGTAAAGCTTATGCAGGATTAATGAATAAAGTTGAGAAAATTGCTGTAGAAGAAAATCAGGAATACAAAAAGAAAATCCGAGAAAGCGAAAAAAATAATAATGTTACTTCAATTCAGCAGAGACTTTCTTTAGAAGAAATTAAACGTTATAAAATCGAGCAGGAACAGGGTGATGCCAAAAATCAGCTGCTGATTTCTAAAATTGATTCGCTGGACACTCAAAAACAAATTGAAGTAAAACGTCATATCAGCAAAGCATCTTATTATAGTATGGAAGCCCGAAAATTTGATGATAAACTGGCTTTGGTAAAATTAAAGAAATACCAGGATGAAGCTGTTAAAAAATCAAACGGTGCAGAAACTTCAAAAATAGTTTCATTAGAAGAGATGCGTCGGGAGCTGAAAGAGAATCCTTTAAAGAATGAAAAAAATATAAAGATCGAAGTTTATGATAATCTTAAAGAAGTTTCGAACGGCTATTACTTAGTTTTAGGTATATTTACAGACGCAGTACCAAGAGATAAGTTAATTATGCAGCTTATTGATTCAGGTAACTTTAACGCTGGTTTTTTCTTTAATATAAACAGCCTTTCTTATTATGTATATGCTGATAAGTTCCAAAATATGGACGAAGTTTTATATCAGTGCAAGAAAAAGGAAGAAGATGAGTTATATAAGAATATTGTTATTACGAAGTTAGAAATTGATCTTCGATAG
- a CDS encoding PBP1 and LysM peptidoglycan-binding domain-containing protein produces MKYFSTLLFFVFFITCSAFSQGKVIKYTVSSGETINQIAQKFKVTPYDIYELNPDARSGVKPNTVLLIPAAANKNADKKETAEAKSTGNSKEIIHEVQPKETFYSIEKKYGISDEALKAANPILEKNGVQIGQKLVIPAKGAAPKNTAAAEKKTKEKGPEKYVYHEVQAKETKYSIAKQYNTTVEDLEKRNPEIVSSLPVGYRVTIKGTAPKTETAAPVSKAEEPKKTESKKTVSYMEYQVKPKETFYSLGRVFHLTQDELVALNPSLSEGVKEGMVLKVPAGYVAPAPIVAQSQPAEKVAVSTPVVVEKPAENTGGGIKIIDKVKSETVSADPEIVELTKKKGQNDRQKLVLLLPFNLAKLQTDTTGMAARLKTDKFLNMTLDFYSGAMMAIDSAKTLKLPIDVSIYDSQETKTTSNIASLIAQNKLQEADAVVGPFYQNNAESTANSLRLYNVPVISPLSKDAANPIDNLYQTVPSNDVVRNAIFDYMRAKNGNIVAVVDKKKESVINYIKQNQKGVVFAGLTETGGLDAANLKSLLLPTRLNYVVMETGNTAMIKATIKALIDSQKTCQVQLVILEPNSTLDTDEISFDNLVQLKLMYPSVTRDSDEQGAAIFKKEYKLKNKAYPNTYATRGFDVTFDTMMRLVQGKTYQETADLMTTQQVDNKFQFYKKEDGGHSNKGVYILYYDSDLTLKAAN; encoded by the coding sequence ATGAAATATTTTTCGACATTATTATTCTTTGTTTTTTTTATAACCTGTTCTGCTTTTTCGCAGGGAAAAGTAATTAAATATACTGTATCCAGCGGAGAAACAATCAATCAGATTGCTCAAAAATTCAAAGTCACACCTTACGATATTTATGAATTAAATCCTGATGCACGCAGCGGAGTAAAGCCTAATACCGTTTTATTGATTCCGGCTGCGGCAAATAAAAATGCGGATAAAAAAGAAACAGCTGAGGCGAAATCGACAGGTAATTCTAAAGAAATTATTCACGAAGTACAGCCAAAAGAAACTTTTTACAGCATCGAAAAAAAATATGGCATTTCTGATGAAGCCTTAAAAGCGGCAAATCCAATTCTTGAAAAGAACGGGGTTCAGATTGGTCAGAAACTTGTGATTCCTGCAAAAGGAGCAGCTCCTAAAAATACAGCTGCAGCAGAGAAAAAAACAAAAGAAAAAGGACCAGAAAAATATGTATACCATGAGGTTCAGGCAAAAGAAACAAAGTATTCGATTGCAAAACAATACAATACAACAGTTGAAGATTTAGAGAAAAGAAATCCTGAAATCGTTTCCAGCTTACCAGTTGGATACAGAGTTACTATAAAAGGAACTGCTCCAAAAACAGAAACTGCGGCGCCGGTTTCTAAAGCTGAAGAACCTAAGAAAACTGAATCTAAAAAAACAGTTTCTTATATGGAATATCAAGTAAAACCAAAAGAGACTTTTTATAGTTTAGGTAGAGTTTTTCATTTAACACAAGATGAGTTAGTTGCTTTAAATCCGTCATTATCAGAAGGAGTAAAAGAAGGAATGGTTCTTAAAGTTCCTGCGGGATATGTAGCACCGGCACCAATCGTGGCTCAATCTCAGCCAGCTGAAAAAGTAGCTGTTTCTACACCGGTAGTAGTTGAAAAACCTGCAGAAAATACAGGAGGCGGTATTAAAATTATAGATAAGGTAAAATCTGAAACTGTTTCGGCAGATCCTGAAATTGTTGAATTAACTAAGAAAAAAGGACAAAATGACCGCCAGAAATTAGTTTTATTACTTCCTTTTAATTTAGCAAAATTACAAACTGATACAACCGGAATGGCGGCACGTTTAAAAACAGACAAATTTTTAAACATGACACTTGATTTTTATTCTGGAGCCATGATGGCAATAGACTCTGCTAAAACATTAAAACTGCCAATTGATGTTTCGATTTACGATTCGCAGGAAACTAAAACTACATCGAATATTGCTTCTTTAATTGCGCAGAATAAATTGCAGGAAGCAGATGCAGTTGTTGGGCCGTTTTACCAAAATAATGCAGAATCTACAGCAAATTCGCTTCGTTTATACAATGTTCCGGTGATTTCGCCATTGTCAAAAGATGCGGCAAATCCTATCGATAATTTATATCAGACAGTTCCATCAAATGATGTAGTTCGAAATGCGATTTTTGATTATATGAGAGCTAAAAACGGAAACATTGTGGCTGTTGTAGACAAGAAAAAAGAATCGGTTATCAATTATATCAAACAAAATCAAAAAGGAGTTGTTTTTGCCGGATTAACAGAAACCGGAGGTTTAGATGCTGCCAATTTAAAAAGCCTTTTACTGCCGACACGTTTGAATTATGTGGTAATGGAAACAGGAAATACGGCGATGATAAAAGCAACTATAAAAGCTTTGATTGATTCTCAAAAAACATGTCAGGTGCAGTTGGTAATTCTAGAACCAAACAGTACGCTTGATACAGACGAGATTAGTTTTGATAATTTGGTTCAGTTGAAATTAATGTATCCTTCTGTAACTCGCGACAGTGACGAACAAGGAGCTGCAATTTTCAAAAAAGAATATAAATTGAAAAATAAAGCCTATCCAAATACATACGCAACAAGAGGTTTTGATGTAACTTTTGATACCATGATGCGTTTGGTTCAGGGAAAAACGTATCAGGAAACAGCAGATTTAATGACAACACAACAGGTTGACAATAAATTTCAATTTTATAAAAAAGAAGATGGCGGACACTCAAATAAAGGTGTCTACATTTTATATTACGATTCAGACTTAACTTTAAAAGCAGCAAATTAA
- a CDS encoding OsmC family protein, whose amino-acid sequence MTSKVTYLGDLRTKSIHIQSGSEIISDAPLDNNGKGEAFSPTDTVANALASCMMTIMGIKARDLEVDFTGSTAEVTKIMNAEPRRIGAIEIVFQMKSNADEKSKTILERAAMTCPVFLSLSSEIEKNVTFNWE is encoded by the coding sequence ATGACATCAAAAGTAACTTACTTAGGCGATTTAAGAACAAAATCAATTCATATACAATCAGGAAGTGAAATCATTTCTGATGCACCGCTTGATAATAACGGAAAAGGAGAAGCTTTTTCTCCAACAGATACAGTTGCAAATGCTTTGGCAAGCTGTATGATGACAATTATGGGCATCAAAGCTCGTGATTTAGAAGTAGATTTTACCGGCTCTACAGCCGAAGTAACAAAAATAATGAATGCTGAGCCAAGAAGAATTGGCGCAATTGAAATTGTTTTTCAAATGAAAAGCAATGCCGATGAAAAAAGTAAAACCATTTTAGAACGTGCTGCAATGACTTGTCCGGTGTTTTTGAGTTTAAGTTCAGAAATTGAAAAAAATGTAACCTTTAATTGGGAATAA
- the nagB gene encoding glucosamine-6-phosphate deaminase: MLKSKIDKATGFEKRFENINTVVFENSNEASKAVAQEIAALIQSKQKENKPCILGLATGSSPKGLYAELVRLHKEEGLSFKNVISFNLDEYYPMEPNSINSYVRFMKELLFDHVDILPENAHVPDGLLTKEQIADYCHEYEAKIEALGGIDLQILGIGGNGHIGFNESGSLQNSKTRLVALDHITRVAASKDFFGLNNTPRTAITLGVKKIMEAKRVILLAWGEGKANIVKKSVEDEVTNRVPASFLQEHDNAVFILDKEASSKLTSINKPWLVEKIVWTDKLTRKAVLGLALDLKKPILMLTDADYIENGMSDLLADSGPAYDINIKIFNKLQNTITGWPGGKPNAEDANRPERAEPAKKRVLIFSPHPDDDIISMGGTFMRLQEQGHEVHVAYQTSGNIAVADDEALRFARFVIDYNEKFGIKSEEADNIYQKAQTFLENKKNSEIDIPEVRYIKGLIRKGEARATSHFVGLPDSQIHFMELPFYETGTIEKKPIGPEDIQLTVDLIEKIKPHQIYAAGDLADPHGTHKVCLDAIFEAVKVLKPKEFMNDCWLWLYRGAWQEWGIDEVEMAVPMSPDQVLAKRHGIFKHQSQKDGVVFQGTDAREFWQRAEDRNSETAALYQQLGLASYAAMEAFVRWHY, from the coding sequence ATGTTAAAAAGTAAAATAGACAAAGCAACCGGTTTTGAAAAACGCTTCGAAAACATCAATACCGTTGTTTTTGAAAATTCAAACGAAGCTTCAAAAGCAGTTGCACAGGAAATCGCAGCTTTAATTCAATCAAAACAAAAAGAAAACAAGCCTTGTATTTTAGGTTTGGCTACAGGTTCTTCTCCAAAAGGTTTGTATGCTGAATTAGTGCGTCTGCATAAAGAAGAAGGTTTGAGTTTTAAAAACGTAATCAGTTTTAATCTTGACGAATATTACCCGATGGAGCCAAACTCTATCAATAGTTATGTTCGTTTTATGAAAGAATTATTGTTTGATCATGTGGATATTTTACCTGAAAATGCTCATGTTCCAGACGGACTTTTAACTAAAGAACAAATTGCAGACTACTGCCACGAATATGAGGCTAAAATTGAAGCCCTGGGCGGCATTGATTTGCAGATTCTTGGAATTGGAGGAAACGGACATATTGGTTTTAATGAATCAGGATCGCTTCAAAACTCAAAAACACGTTTAGTAGCTTTGGATCATATTACAAGAGTTGCTGCAAGTAAAGATTTCTTCGGATTAAATAATACGCCAAGAACTGCAATTACACTTGGGGTTAAAAAAATCATGGAGGCTAAAAGAGTTATTTTATTAGCTTGGGGTGAAGGAAAAGCCAATATTGTAAAAAAATCGGTTGAAGATGAAGTTACAAACAGAGTTCCGGCTTCATTCCTGCAAGAACACGATAATGCAGTTTTTATTTTAGATAAAGAAGCTTCTTCAAAACTTACAAGTATCAACAAACCATGGCTTGTAGAGAAAATTGTCTGGACAGATAAATTAACTCGTAAAGCAGTTTTAGGATTGGCTCTGGATCTTAAAAAACCAATTTTAATGCTTACTGATGCTGATTATATCGAAAACGGAATGAGCGATTTATTAGCAGATTCTGGTCCGGCATACGATATCAATATCAAGATATTCAATAAATTACAAAATACAATTACAGGCTGGCCGGGCGGAAAACCAAATGCAGAAGATGCAAATCGTCCTGAAAGAGCTGAGCCTGCTAAAAAGCGCGTATTGATTTTTAGTCCGCATCCAGATGATGATATTATTAGTATGGGAGGAACTTTTATGCGTTTGCAGGAGCAGGGGCATGAAGTGCACGTAGCTTATCAGACATCAGGGAATATTGCTGTTGCCGATGATGAAGCATTGCGTTTTGCCAGATTCGTAATTGATTACAATGAAAAATTCGGAATCAAGAGCGAAGAAGCTGATAACATTTATCAAAAAGCACAAACCTTTTTAGAAAATAAAAAGAACAGTGAAATTGATATTCCTGAAGTACGATATATAAAAGGATTAATTAGAAAAGGAGAAGCAAGAGCAACAAGTCATTTTGTTGGTCTGCCAGACAGTCAGATTCATTTTATGGAACTACCTTTCTATGAAACGGGAACAATTGAGAAAAAACCAATTGGACCAGAAGATATTCAGTTAACAGTAGATTTAATTGAAAAAATTAAACCGCACCAAATCTACGCAGCAGGAGATTTAGCAGATCCGCACGGAACACACAAAGTTTGTCTGGATGCTATTTTTGAAGCTGTAAAAGTTTTAAAACCAAAAGAGTTTATGAACGACTGCTGGTTATGGTTATACCGCGGTGCTTGGCAGGAATGGGGAATTGATGAAGTAGAAATGGCGGTACCAATGAGCCCGGATCAGGTTTTGGCAAAACGTCACGGAATCTTCAAGCACCAGTCGCAAAAAGACGGTGTTGTTTTTCAGGGAACTGATGCAAGAGAGTTCTGGCAGAGAGCCGAAGACCGAAACAGCGAAACAGCAGCTTTGTATCAGCAATTAGGTTTGGCAAGTTATGCTGCAATGGAAGCTTTTGTGAGATGGCATTATTAA
- a CDS encoding DUF3820 family protein, with amino-acid sequence MEQDKKLLIKLAHTKMPFGKYEGRFLIDLPEYYVVWYHNKGFPKGELGQQLQLIYELKLNGLEELIRNIKKQYPKPVK; translated from the coding sequence ATGGAACAAGACAAAAAACTTCTCATAAAATTAGCACATACTAAAATGCCTTTCGGGAAATACGAAGGACGTTTTTTAATTGATTTACCAGAATACTATGTGGTTTGGTATCATAATAAAGGTTTTCCAAAAGGAGAATTAGGCCAGCAGTTACAGCTTATTTATGAGTTAAAACTTAATGGTTTAGAAGAATTGATACGAAATATTAAGAAACAATATCCTAAACCTGTAAAATAG
- a CDS encoding CTP synthase gives MNQTKYIFVTGGVTSSLGKGIIAASLAKLLQGRGYRTTIQKFDPYINVDPGTLNPYEHGECYVTDDGAETDLDLGHYERFLNVPTSQANNVTTGRVYLSVIEKERRGEFLGKTVQVVPHITNEIKDRMQLLGKSGDYDIVITEIGGTVGDIESLPYIESVRQLVWELGENNGIVIHLTLVPYLAAAGELKTKPTQHSVKTLMESGIKADILVCRTEHELSQELRQKLALFCNVKKEAVIQSIDASTIYEVPNLMLEEGLDVVALKKLDLPKKASPDLKNWNTFLKRLKSPKQTVNIGLVGKYVEMQDCYKSILEAFIHAGAANETKVNVISIHSEHINADNVEEKLGTLDGVLVAPGFGERGIEGKIEAVRYVRENNIPFFGICLGMQMSVIEYSRNILGYADANSTEMNEKTPHPVVNLMEEQKNITDKGGTMRLGAWKCDIKPNTLAHRIYGEKTISERHRHRYEYNNKYADELQKAGLKASGVNPDTGLVEIVELENHPFFIGVQYHPEYKSTVANPHPIFVNFVAAAVNAHKK, from the coding sequence ATGAATCAAACAAAATATATTTTTGTTACAGGCGGTGTGACTTCTTCATTAGGAAAAGGGATCATTGCAGCATCTTTAGCAAAATTGTTACAAGGAAGAGGATACCGTACAACTATTCAAAAATTTGATCCGTATATTAATGTGGATCCGGGAACACTAAACCCGTATGAGCACGGAGAATGTTATGTAACAGATGATGGTGCAGAAACAGATTTAGATTTAGGTCATTACGAGCGTTTTCTTAACGTTCCTACTTCTCAGGCCAATAACGTTACTACAGGAAGAGTGTATCTTTCGGTTATTGAAAAAGAAAGAAGAGGAGAGTTTTTAGGAAAAACAGTTCAGGTTGTTCCTCACATCACAAACGAAATCAAAGACAGAATGCAGTTGCTGGGTAAATCTGGCGATTATGATATTGTAATTACTGAAATTGGTGGAACTGTAGGTGATATTGAATCATTACCTTATATAGAATCTGTTCGTCAGTTAGTTTGGGAATTAGGAGAAAATAATGGAATTGTTATTCATTTAACTTTAGTTCCTTATTTGGCTGCAGCTGGTGAGTTGAAAACAAAGCCAACACAGCACTCTGTAAAAACTTTAATGGAAAGCGGAATTAAAGCTGATATTTTGGTTTGTAGAACTGAGCACGAATTATCTCAGGAATTACGTCAAAAACTAGCTTTGTTTTGTAATGTTAAAAAAGAAGCAGTTATCCAGTCTATTGATGCTTCTACTATATATGAAGTTCCAAATTTAATGCTTGAAGAAGGATTAGATGTTGTAGCTTTAAAGAAATTAGATCTGCCTAAAAAAGCATCTCCGGATCTTAAAAACTGGAATACTTTCTTAAAAAGATTAAAAAGTCCAAAACAAACTGTAAATATTGGTTTGGTTGGAAAATATGTAGAAATGCAGGATTGTTACAAATCTATTTTAGAGGCGTTCATTCATGCAGGTGCTGCAAATGAAACTAAAGTAAATGTAATTTCAATTCACTCAGAGCATATTAATGCTGATAACGTAGAAGAGAAATTAGGAACTCTTGACGGAGTTTTAGTTGCTCCAGGATTTGGAGAAAGAGGTATTGAAGGAAAAATCGAAGCAGTTCGTTATGTTCGTGAAAACAATATTCCGTTTTTCGGAATTTGTTTAGGAATGCAGATGTCTGTTATCGAGTATTCTAGAAATATTTTAGGTTATGCCGATGCCAATTCAACAGAGATGAACGAGAAAACGCCTCATCCGGTTGTGAATTTAATGGAAGAGCAAAAAAATATTACAGATAAAGGCGGAACAATGCGTTTAGGAGCTTGGAAATGTGATATTAAACCAAATACACTGGCACACAGAATTTACGGTGAAAAAACAATTTCAGAACGTCACCGCCACCGTTATGAGTACAATAATAAATATGCTGATGAATTACAGAAAGCAGGTTTAAAAGCATCTGGAGTAAACCCGGATACCGGATTAGTTGAAATCGTAGAGCTTGAAAACCACCCGTTTTTTATTGGTGTACAATACCACCCAGAATACAAAAGTACAGTTGCAAATCCGCACCCAATATTTGTAAACTTTGTGGCAGCTGCTGTAAATGCGCATAAAAAATAA